The Pirellulales bacterium genomic interval GCGGAGCACTTGTTCCCCTTCGGCGGCCGGAATCACGCGCCCGGCGGCCGAGAATAGCTTCAGGCCGTTGTACTCGGCCGGGTTATGGCTGGCCGAAATTTGCACGCCGCCGGCCGCCAGTAGCGTTCGTACGAGTACGCCCGTAGTGGGCGTCGCCGCCACTCCCGCGTCGATCGTGTCGCGGCCCACGGCCTCCAACCCGCTGGCCACCGCTTGGGCCAACATCCGACCGGTGCCGCGGCCGTCGCGCGAGATCAATACCGGACGCCCCGGCGGCAAGGTCTGGGCGAACGCGCTCACGTAGCGAATCGCCACCTCCGGTGTCAGGCTGTCGCCGACGATGCCTCGCAAGCCCGAAACGCTGATGATCGGTTCACTCACGGACATGGCTCCTCGGGTATTGTGATGATTCGGTTACGCTGCTGGCACGTGCGAGCGAATATATGCGAGCAAGTATAGCAGCAGCGTTGCATTGGCGCCGCCGTGACCCGGCCGTGGCCCTTGTGAGCGTGCGGGTTTTCGGCACAATAAACGCCACGCCGCAAGAATTTTCCCCTCTGCGCGTGGCGTATTTCAGGAGCACCTATGGCGACCAAGTCCCAACCCACGGATGAACTCGTAGCCGAAGTCGCCGCAGCGTCTGCGGCTGGAAAAATGTCGGCTACCGCCGCCAAAAACATAACTGCCTGGCTGAGCGAGCCACGCTACGCAGAATACGCGCCGCAAGTGGCCGAGCACATCACGGCCGGCCGCTGGCAGCAATTGGACGACGTGTTTTGGACCGTCATCCCCTTCGGCACTGGCGGCCGGCGTGGCCGCATGTACCCGATTGGTTCGAACGCCATCAACGATCGCACGATGGGGGAAAGCGCGCAGGGGCTGGCCGATTACGTCAAGACCGAGCGGCCGACGGGGGATTCGTTTTCTTGCGCGATCGCGTGCGACACGCGGCATCGCTCGCGACACTTCGCCGAGTTGTGCGCCGAAATCATGGTTGCCGCCGGTTTCGAAGTTTACTTTCTCGACGGCGTCCGCAGCACGCCGGAGCTGTCGTCAACCGTGCGGCACTTCCGTTGTTCGTGCGGCATCATGATCACGGCCAGCCACAACCCTCCCAGCGACAATGCGATCAAGGCGTATTGGAGTACGGGCGCGCAGCTGCTGCCGCCGCATGACAAGGGAGTGATCGATCGCGTGATGAGCGTCTCCATGATCAGCCGCGTGCCGTTTGCCGACGCCTTGGCCGCGGGTCACGTGAAGTACTGCCAGGAAGAGGCCGACAAGGTCTACATCAGCGGTGTCGTGGCGCAAAGCATTCCTGGGCCGCGCGCCCTGAAGATTCTGTACTCGCCGATGCACGGCGTGGGTGCCTCGAGCGTCTGCCCGGCGCTGGCCGCGGCGGGCTTCACGGACGTGGAAGTGTTTCGCCCGCAGGCGGATCCGGATGGCGATTTTCCGAATGTGCCAGGACATGTGGCGAATCCGGAGAATCCCGCCACGTTCGATGCGACGATCGAACGGGCGCAGCAAATCGGCGCCGAAGTAATTCTGTCGAGCGACCCAGACGCCGACCGATTGGGCCTGGCCGCCCCTGCGACCACAGCCCTCGGCGCGCCCTGGCGTATTTTCACCGGCAATCAAATCGGCGCCCTACTGGCCGAATACGTGCTGGGTGGCCGGCGCGCGGCGGGCACGCTGTCGAGCGACAACTATGTCGTCAAGACACTGGTCACGAGCGAGATGGTGCGCCGCATCGCGGATTCGTACGGGGTAAAGACTTACGGGAACTTGCTCGTCGGCTTCAAATGGATTGCGCAAACCATCGATGCCGAAGGGCCGGAACGATTCGTTTTCGCCTGTGAAGAGTCGCACGGTTTTTTGGCCGGCACGCATGTGCGCGACAAGGATGCGGCAGTGGCGGCCATGCTGGCGGCCGAGTTGGCCGCGCAGTGCAAAGCGGCAGGGCAGACACTCAGCGAGAAGCTCGACGCGTTGTTCTGGCAGCATGGCTGTCATGCCGAGCGCACCGTATCGAAAACGATGCCAGGTAGCGAAGGTATGGCGCAAATGAAGTCTGTTATGACGCGCTTGCGCACCAAGCCGCCAGAATCCTTGGGCGGAATGCGGGTGGTGGCCGCCCGCGATTATCTCAACCGGGTGACCATGATTCCTGGCAGCGGCACAAAGCCGCTCGACGGGCCATGCGACGACCTGGTGATCTTTGACCTGGAGCGTGCCGGTAACTATGCCGCCGTGCGTCCCTCGGGCACAGAGCCGAAGGTGAAGTTCTATAACTTCGCCTACGAGCCGGCCGAACAGCTGGCGAATCTCGAAGACACAAAGGCCGAACTTGAGGATCGTTTGACGGCGATCGAACGCGACCTGGCGGCCGTGGCCGAAGCTACTTAGGCGCGGATTTTCAAGCCACTCAAGGCGGTTGAAATCACACGCTGTCGTTGCTCAGCGTATTGGCTCGATCCGATCCTTGCCCATCAAGAATCGCAGAACCTGTGGGACAGCGATCGTCCCGTCGGCCTGCTGGTAATTCTCCAGGATGGCGATCAACGCGCGGCTGATGGCGATCGCTGTGCCGTTGAGTGTGTGCAGGAACTGCGTGCCTTTTTCGCCTTTCACGCGGTAGCGAATGCCCAACCGCCGAGATTGATAGTCGGTGCAGTTCGAGGTGCTGGTTACCTCGCCATATTCGCCGGCCTCGCCGCGGCCCGGCATCCAAGCTTCGAGGTCAAACTTTCGATAGGCTGGTCCTCCCAAGTCGCCGGTGGCGGTGTCGACAACGCGATAGGGAATGCCCAGTCCGTCGAACAACCTCCCTTCTAATCCGCAGAAATAGTCGAGCATGGCGTCGCTCTGTTCCGGCAGCGTGAAGGCGAACATCTCAATCTTGGTGAATTGGTGGACGCGATACAAACCGCGCGTTTGGCGGCCATGCGCTCCGGCCTCAGTACGGTAGCAATGGCTGATGCCGCAGTATTTGAGCGGCAGACGATCTGCGTCGATGATTTGATCCGCGAGCAATCCACCAAGCGTGATTTCGGCCGTGGCCACCAGGCTCAGGTCGCTGTCTGCAACGCTATAGATCTGCGTCTCGGGCCCGCGCGGAATGTATCCGGTGCCTTGCAGGATTTCGTTGCGCGCGAGATCGGGTGTGATCGTGGGCGTGAAACCTTCGCCCACCAACAGATCAATCGCGTACCGTTGCAAGGCCAATTCCAGCATTACGGCATCGTTCAGCAGGAAGTAAAAGCCGTGCCCGGCGACCTTGGCTCCCCCCTCGAAATCGAACAAGCCCAATCGCTCGCCAAGGGTGACGTGATCGAGCGGTTTGAAATCGAACGTGGGGAGGGCCGTTTTGCCTTTACGAATCTCGAGGTTTGCCTGGTCGTCAGCACCGGTCGGCGCATCGGGGTGCGTCATGTTGGGGATCGAGCGGTGGATCACGTCGAGGTCGGCGCTGATCTGCTCGAGTTCGGCCTGCGCGGCCGTGGTCTGTTCGCGGAGCTCGCGCCCTTGGTTCTTACGCGCTTCACGTTCGGCGGGATCCTTGGCCTGACCGATCGATTTCGAGACTTCGTTGGCCTGTCGATTGAACTGGTCGACCTCGGCTTGCTTGTCACGGCGCTGAGCTTCGAGTGCCAGAAAGCGGTCGATGTCGGCTTTGGCGCCGCGCAAGACGCAATTCTTTTTTACGAGGTCGGCATTCTCGACGATGAATCTTCGATCAAGCATGATAGAGAGAAGAACCGTTGAATGATGAATGCGGAATGAGAAACGCAGGAGACGCTACGAAGCCAGGTGACCATCACATTTGTAAAGGGAATGGCTTCATCGTCATTTCTTCAGGATGCTGATTTCCTGCCACAGGTGGGCGCTGGCCTTGATGCCGCGGTGAAAATCGGCCAGGCAGAACTTCTCGTTCGGACTGTGGGTGTTGTCGTCGTTCTGCCCCCAACCCAAGAGCAGGGTATCGACTCCTAGCTTTTCGTGGAAGGTCGACACGACGGGAATCGATCCTCCCTCGCGAATGAAAACGGGCGCGCGACCAAAGCCCGCTTCGATCGCTCGCGAGGCGGCGGCCATATAGGGACTTTCCAGCGGTACGACCACACCCGGTGCGCCGTGGAAACTGATCAATTCCATATTGATGCCCGGCGGGACGAGCCCTGCGAGCATTTTGCGCAGCGAGGTCGCCACCTTGTGCGGGTCCTGGTTGGGCACCAGACGAAAACTGAACTTCGCGCTGGCGCGGGCCGGCAGCACGGTTTTGGCCCCCTCGCCTTGGTAGCCACTGGTGAGGCCATTGATATCGCAAGTCGGGCGTGCCCAGCGGCGTTCGAGCGTGGTGTAGCCATCTTCGCCAGAAAGCGCCTCGACACCCAGCTGGCGCATGAACTCGCGCTCGTCAAAATTCAGCTTGCGCATCGCCGCACGTTCGGAATCGGCGATCGGAATTACATCGTCGTAGAAGCCGGGCACTTGCACCTGCCCACGTTCGTTGACCAATGCCGTGAGCATACGCGCCAGGGCGTTGGCCGGGTTGGTCACCGATCCGCCGAAGACGCCCGAATGCAAGTCCTGACTAGGACCGGTCAAGCGCAGCTCGAAGTAAGCGATGCCTTTCAAGCCGTAGGTAATGGCTGGCTGGCCGGGCGCGAACTGGCTGGTGTCGCTAATGACAATGATGTCGCAGGCCAAACGGTCGTGGTTTTTATCGACGAAGGCGTCGAGATTGGCGCTGCCGACCTCTTCTTCACCCTCGATCACATACTTCAGATTCAGTGGCAATCGCCCGGCGGTCTTGATCCAGGCTTCGGCACTTTTGATATGGGTGAACATCTGGCCCTTGTCGTCGGTCGCGCCGCGGGCGTAGAGGTTGCCGTCGCGCACTGTCGGCTCGAAAGGAGGCGAAATCCACTCGTTCAACGGATCGGGCGGCTGCACGTCGTAGTGACCATAGACCAATACCGTGGGCGCCCCTGGCATGGCCGGCGACTGGGCATATACGATCGGGTGCCCGGCGGTCTCGATCAGCTCGGATTGAAATCCGAGCGACTGGAATTGCCGTAGCACCCAGTTGGCCGCGGTGCGGATGTCGCCCTTATGGGCGCTCATGGCGCTGACGCTGGGGATCCGCAGCAACTCGAAGAGTTCTTGCTCGAACCGCGGGCCATGTTGATCGAGATATTGGTCAAGGGTCGGCATCGGCAAGTCCCTGAAATCTAATGACTATTGATTCACGCTGGCATGGCTAACGCTGGCCGGGCCGAGGGTAGGCCAAGCAAGCGATTGCACGGCAAGTCTGGCACATCCGCCGGCTTGGGTACGGTCGAGGAAATTCCGTTGGCGGTGCGAAATGTTCCGTGAAAAGCCACCGACACAGGATTGGCCACGGTAGTTTCGCGTCTAATATAATCGTTTGCGGCCAAATCACCACGCCGCGAGCTGGAAGTGAACGCTGGCAATTGCACCAGCGGGAGTTTATGCCAAAATTGTAGCGGGTCGTCTCCCGTAACGTCGGCCGTGCGTAGGATCGACGCCAGGGAGCTTGCAGAGATGGAGATTTGCGGTGTCCCAACAAGCAGCTGTTGCCGAGCCGGTCGTCGAAACTGTCGAGCAGCGAAAAACGCGCCAGGCGAAAAAACCCAAGCGGCAACCACGTTACAGCGTCATTCTCTGGAATGATGACGACCATTCGTATCCCTACGTCATGGTAATGCTGCAAGAGCTGTTCGGGCATACGCTCGAAAAGGGGTACCAGTTGGCTGTCGAGGTCGATACGGGCGGTCGGGCCGTCGTGCTGACCACGACCCGTGAGCATGCCGAACTGAAGCGCGATCAGATACACGCCTACGGCAAGGACGACTTAATCGCCGGTTGCAAAGGCTCGATGAGCGCCACAATTGAGCCGGTCGAAGAAGAGTGATAATGGCGGTCAGGGACGTGAATCCATTCGCGGTATTCCTGGGATCCGTCACCCGGCAATCGATCCGTGTCCGGACAGTGTCGAATTCCAATTTAAACTGCCGCGGCCTGGTCGATCGTAAGTGCGGCTGTCGCAGCAGCGCGTTGTTTTGTGTGTGTTGAACCACCGTTCCTTTAGACATCCAGCACTCCATGCCAACGCTACGAACTGCCACGCTAGGCTGCAAGGTGAATCAATACGAGACGCAATTCGTGCGCG includes:
- a CDS encoding ATP-dependent Clp protease adaptor ClpS, producing MSQQAAVAEPVVETVEQRKTRQAKKPKRQPRYSVILWNDDDHSYPYVMVMLQELFGHTLEKGYQLAVEVDTGGRAVVLTTTREHAELKRDQIHAYGKDDLIAGCKGSMSATIEPVEEE
- a CDS encoding dipeptidase; protein product: MPTLDQYLDQHGPRFEQELFELLRIPSVSAMSAHKGDIRTAANWVLRQFQSLGFQSELIETAGHPIVYAQSPAMPGAPTVLVYGHYDVQPPDPLNEWISPPFEPTVRDGNLYARGATDDKGQMFTHIKSAEAWIKTAGRLPLNLKYVIEGEEEVGSANLDAFVDKNHDRLACDIIVISDTSQFAPGQPAITYGLKGIAYFELRLTGPSQDLHSGVFGGSVTNPANALARMLTALVNERGQVQVPGFYDDVIPIADSERAAMRKLNFDEREFMRQLGVEALSGEDGYTTLERRWARPTCDINGLTSGYQGEGAKTVLPARASAKFSFRLVPNQDPHKVATSLRKMLAGLVPPGINMELISFHGAPGVVVPLESPYMAAASRAIEAGFGRAPVFIREGGSIPVVSTFHEKLGVDTLLLGWGQNDDNTHSPNEKFCLADFHRGIKASAHLWQEISILKK
- a CDS encoding phospho-sugar mutase, whose amino-acid sequence is MATKSQPTDELVAEVAAASAAGKMSATAAKNITAWLSEPRYAEYAPQVAEHITAGRWQQLDDVFWTVIPFGTGGRRGRMYPIGSNAINDRTMGESAQGLADYVKTERPTGDSFSCAIACDTRHRSRHFAELCAEIMVAAGFEVYFLDGVRSTPELSSTVRHFRCSCGIMITASHNPPSDNAIKAYWSTGAQLLPPHDKGVIDRVMSVSMISRVPFADALAAGHVKYCQEEADKVYISGVVAQSIPGPRALKILYSPMHGVGASSVCPALAAAGFTDVEVFRPQADPDGDFPNVPGHVANPENPATFDATIERAQQIGAEVILSSDPDADRLGLAAPATTALGAPWRIFTGNQIGALLAEYVLGGRRAAGTLSSDNYVVKTLVTSEMVRRIADSYGVKTYGNLLVGFKWIAQTIDAEGPERFVFACEESHGFLAGTHVRDKDAAVAAMLAAELAAQCKAAGQTLSEKLDALFWQHGCHAERTVSKTMPGSEGMAQMKSVMTRLRTKPPESLGGMRVVAARDYLNRVTMIPGSGTKPLDGPCDDLVIFDLERAGNYAAVRPSGTEPKVKFYNFAYEPAEQLANLEDTKAELEDRLTAIERDLAAVAEAT
- the serS gene encoding serine--tRNA ligase — protein: MLDRRFIVENADLVKKNCVLRGAKADIDRFLALEAQRRDKQAEVDQFNRQANEVSKSIGQAKDPAEREARKNQGRELREQTTAAQAELEQISADLDVIHRSIPNMTHPDAPTGADDQANLEIRKGKTALPTFDFKPLDHVTLGERLGLFDFEGGAKVAGHGFYFLLNDAVMLELALQRYAIDLLVGEGFTPTITPDLARNEILQGTGYIPRGPETQIYSVADSDLSLVATAEITLGGLLADQIIDADRLPLKYCGISHCYRTEAGAHGRQTRGLYRVHQFTKIEMFAFTLPEQSDAMLDYFCGLEGRLFDGLGIPYRVVDTATGDLGGPAYRKFDLEAWMPGRGEAGEYGEVTSTSNCTDYQSRRLGIRYRVKGEKGTQFLHTLNGTAIAISRALIAILENYQQADGTIAVPQVLRFLMGKDRIEPIR